The following coding sequences lie in one Bacteroidota bacterium genomic window:
- the nusB gene encoding transcription antitermination factor NusB, with amino-acid sequence MLSRRHLRVKVLQELYAWFQSGNTSLDQGEKQLLKSINKLYELFVYQLSFLTELVRFAERRIEENKKKLLPTGEDLNPNMRFVENRVIAAIDNNRDFRRKEAHYHINWADEQEMVRRFYNMLRETTAFKLYMSQPKSSFAEDRKLVLFIIENLFTEFELLQSYYEEKSIYFVDDYHLVTYLLLMFVRHLKEDEFGPDTPLPDLIKTAQDEDNEDLDFVKQLFRKTILNSKQWDEEIAKVVDNWELERIAVMDVIILKMALTELTHFESIPVKVTLNEYIDISKYFSTSKSKVFVNGILDRLVSEFRQNGRIRKTGRGLIE; translated from the coding sequence ATGCTCAGCAGAAGGCACCTGAGGGTGAAGGTCTTACAGGAACTCTATGCCTGGTTTCAATCAGGCAATACCAGCCTGGATCAGGGTGAAAAGCAACTCCTGAAAAGTATCAACAAGCTTTACGAACTCTTTGTCTATCAGCTCTCGTTTCTCACCGAGCTCGTCAGGTTTGCCGAGAGGCGGATCGAAGAGAACAAGAAAAAGCTGCTGCCTACCGGGGAGGACCTCAACCCGAATATGCGATTTGTCGAAAACCGGGTGATTGCCGCCATCGATAACAACCGCGACTTCAGGCGCAAAGAGGCACATTATCACATCAACTGGGCCGACGAGCAGGAGATGGTGCGGAGGTTCTACAACATGCTCCGCGAAACCACGGCTTTTAAGCTCTATATGAGCCAGCCGAAAAGCAGCTTTGCCGAAGACCGCAAGCTGGTGCTTTTTATTATCGAAAACCTGTTCACCGAGTTTGAACTGCTTCAGTCGTACTACGAGGAAAAAAGCATCTACTTCGTTGACGATTACCACCTGGTGACCTACCTGCTGCTGATGTTTGTGCGTCACCTCAAAGAGGATGAATTCGGGCCTGACACCCCGCTGCCCGACCTGATCAAGACGGCACAGGACGAAGACAACGAAGACCTGGATTTTGTCAAACAGTTGTTTCGCAAAACCATCCTCAACAGCAAGCAATGGGACGAAGAGATTGCCAAAGTTGTGGACAACTGGGAGCTGGAACGTATTGCAGTGATGGATGTCATCATCCTCAAAATGGCCCTCACCGAACTTACGCATTTTGAAAGCATCCCGGTGAAAGTGACCCTGAACGAATACATCGACATTTCGAAATATTTCAGCACTTCCAAAAGCAAGGTGTTTGTCAATGGCATCCTCGACCGCCTGGTGAGTGAGTTTCGCCAAAACGGCCGCATCCGCAAAACAGGCCGCGGGCTGATTGAGTAG
- a CDS encoding WYL domain-containing protein has product MDDSRKIFRFLQMLSRLRSPLGSTKEELARDFGLSRRTVERYFALVRDLGFLLTQRDGRYCIESVDKRSMRHEELIVFTLEEAAILREALLSQPIKPELHRGLLDKLYALTELDNLSETLYKQSVARHISAVRQAIRQNEQIWLRSYHSMSSHTERDYLVEPIRFSHYFRYLLAYDVHAGMVKQFKTERIGDVEPTGLAFQHAEKHQAQGVDAFGMSGHTPINVRLKLNRRAHHLLVEEYPDTIPYVRNENGQTIFRGKVYAFEGVGRFVLGLPGQVEVLGPKSFKAYLNDQLKKNLL; this is encoded by the coding sequence ATGGACGACAGCCGCAAGATTTTCCGTTTTCTGCAGATGCTATCCCGTTTGCGCTCGCCTCTGGGAAGTACGAAAGAGGAGCTGGCCCGCGATTTTGGGCTGAGCCGGCGCACCGTTGAGCGCTACTTTGCGCTGGTGCGCGACCTGGGCTTCCTGCTCACGCAGCGCGATGGCCGTTATTGCATCGAAAGTGTGGACAAACGCAGCATGCGGCACGAAGAACTCATCGTATTTACCCTGGAGGAAGCGGCCATACTGCGCGAAGCTCTGCTGTCGCAGCCCATCAAACCGGAACTGCACCGCGGGCTGCTCGATAAACTGTATGCCCTCACCGAACTCGACAACCTGTCGGAAACCCTCTACAAACAATCCGTGGCCCGGCATATCTCGGCTGTCAGGCAGGCCATCCGGCAAAACGAACAGATCTGGCTGCGCAGCTACCATAGCATGAGCAGCCACACCGAACGCGACTACCTGGTGGAACCCATCCGTTTTTCGCACTATTTCCGCTACCTGCTGGCCTACGACGTGCACGCCGGTATGGTTAAACAATTCAAAACCGAACGCATCGGAGATGTCGAACCTACCGGCCTGGCTTTTCAGCACGCCGAAAAGCACCAGGCTCAGGGCGTGGATGCCTTCGGCATGAGTGGCCATACACCTATCAATGTTCGCCTCAAACTCAACCGCCGTGCCCATCACCTGCTCGTAGAAGAGTATCCCGACACTATCCCGTATGTCCGCAACGAAAACGGACAGACCATTTTCCGGGGCAAGGTGTACGCCTTCGAAGGCGTGGGCCGCTTTGTGCTCGGACTACCCGGCCAGGTGGAAGTGCTCGGGCCTAAGTCATTCAAAGCTTACCTGAACGACCAATTAAAGAAAAATTTGTTGTAA
- the cas3 gene encoding CRISPR-associated helicase Cas3': protein MLAAKYLWGKTFDDNGKTIVKPLWTHFADTGLVVLELWKNHISQDRKEQIAKIFNANIENAGAIVALWTSLHDIGKATPSFQTKIIERKIVLEREFGLSFVQFSEIPHGYASFKIIKTWIDRRNLPTGTLEIAKIISIHHGKIPNFVDIDEYYDTGDCMWEALQCELIDYFVYNWSTLFGINFESIFPKINFNHNGFITLSGLTTLADWIASMADYFPKEENPSDFSKYLILAASSAEKAVSESGFDILASFSNKSFKELFPGLIASELQELTGNLTITQEPSLTIIEAPAGEGKTEAALYLAYKQLLLRPNNGLYFALPTMATTNAMIERLLAFLKLAHNVKASGKFINFRLIHGKALLQPKQIELFNAWNKIKNVDGTNPEDGIVVTAAWLTSNKRSLMAPYGLGTVDQALTGVLKVKHFFLRLYGLSGKTVIIDEVHAYDVYMQHLIHRMLQWLKALNCNVILLSATLPSAFRNAFFRSWQSNDECDNKLSNNYPLVCHTSRKGIEIIEGFKTRKKTRLELRYIDSDPNIIGTCAFEYAMQGAAVAVICNTVRRAQKIFKILVELNQQQDVHIVLFHASFIHKHKLEIEERVKAFFGKGRQSLVKVLLVATQVVEQSMDIDFDVMISDLAPVDLLLQRAGRIHRHDNIERPKACETPILYWATKDGKDAELPELDDIGTRLNQFDVYDAFILFKTYHILKISNTWSLPDDYRELIEMVYNEEDWEVQANKLLNLYPYSKGSIYKALELFKNKIHKARTEFEKHAIPAPNKWQSIWNGDVFLNESDEELSDNHLQAYTRLGLMSIEMNILYRDASGCLFFDENGEESIKSYANKRNDFSIKLMQNSIRISNIQIIRAIQEISPRIDLKDTISFSIPGRILVLDLQKNGVGSCGSIFYSKEYGLSMNEY from the coding sequence GTGTTAGCCGCTAAATACCTCTGGGGAAAAACGTTTGATGACAATGGTAAAACTATTGTTAAACCACTATGGACTCATTTCGCCGATACAGGATTGGTGGTACTTGAACTTTGGAAAAATCATATTTCGCAAGATAGAAAAGAGCAAATCGCAAAGATTTTTAACGCAAACATAGAAAACGCAGGAGCAATCGTGGCACTCTGGACTAGTCTGCACGACATTGGTAAGGCAACTCCTTCATTCCAAACAAAAATTATCGAAAGAAAGATTGTACTTGAACGTGAATTTGGACTTAGTTTTGTTCAGTTTTCAGAGATACCCCATGGTTACGCCTCATTCAAAATTATAAAAACATGGATTGATAGAAGGAATCTGCCTACTGGCACTTTAGAAATTGCTAAAATAATCAGTATTCATCATGGAAAAATACCAAATTTTGTTGACATTGATGAGTATTATGACACTGGTGATTGTATGTGGGAGGCATTGCAATGCGAACTTATAGATTATTTCGTATACAATTGGTCGACGCTATTTGGGATTAATTTCGAGAGTATTTTTCCAAAGATTAATTTCAATCATAATGGTTTCATTACATTGTCAGGTTTAACAACGCTTGCTGACTGGATTGCATCGATGGCAGATTATTTTCCAAAAGAAGAAAATCCATCTGATTTTTCGAAATATTTAATTTTAGCAGCTTCATCAGCAGAAAAGGCAGTATCCGAATCGGGTTTCGATATACTTGCTAGCTTTTCCAATAAGAGCTTTAAGGAATTATTTCCAGGATTAATTGCAAGTGAGCTACAAGAATTGACTGGTAATCTTACTATTACTCAAGAACCAAGCCTGACAATAATTGAAGCTCCTGCCGGTGAAGGAAAAACAGAGGCAGCTTTATATTTGGCATATAAGCAATTGTTACTTAGACCAAATAATGGGCTTTACTTTGCCTTACCAACAATGGCAACTACCAATGCAATGATTGAAAGGTTATTGGCGTTTTTGAAGCTGGCACATAATGTTAAAGCTTCAGGTAAATTTATTAACTTCAGACTCATACACGGTAAAGCATTGTTGCAGCCAAAACAAATAGAATTATTTAATGCATGGAATAAGATAAAGAACGTTGATGGCACGAATCCTGAAGATGGTATCGTTGTGACAGCAGCGTGGCTTACAAGCAATAAGCGAAGTCTGATGGCGCCATACGGACTTGGAACGGTTGACCAGGCACTTACAGGGGTCTTGAAAGTGAAACATTTCTTTCTGAGATTGTATGGTTTATCTGGTAAAACAGTAATTATCGACGAGGTACATGCTTATGACGTATACATGCAGCATTTGATACATAGAATGCTGCAATGGCTTAAAGCGTTGAATTGTAATGTGATACTTTTATCGGCAACCCTCCCGTCTGCATTTAGAAATGCTTTTTTCAGGAGTTGGCAAAGTAATGATGAATGTGACAATAAATTGTCTAATAACTATCCACTAGTTTGCCATACTAGCAGAAAGGGAATCGAAATTATCGAGGGTTTTAAAACAAGAAAGAAGACCAGGCTTGAATTAAGATACATCGATTCCGATCCAAATATTATTGGAACTTGTGCCTTTGAATATGCCATGCAAGGAGCGGCAGTTGCAGTTATTTGTAATACTGTTAGACGTGCACAGAAAATTTTCAAAATATTAGTTGAATTAAATCAACAACAAGACGTACATATAGTATTATTTCATGCAAGTTTCATACATAAGCATAAGTTAGAAATTGAGGAAAGGGTTAAAGCATTCTTTGGTAAAGGCCGGCAATCATTAGTAAAGGTTTTACTAGTTGCAACACAGGTGGTTGAACAAAGTATGGATATTGATTTTGATGTAATGATCAGTGATCTTGCGCCAGTTGATCTTTTGTTACAACGTGCAGGACGAATTCATCGCCATGACAATATTGAAAGGCCTAAAGCATGTGAAACTCCAATACTCTATTGGGCAACAAAGGATGGTAAGGATGCTGAATTGCCTGAATTAGATGATATTGGAACACGGTTGAACCAATTTGATGTATACGATGCTTTCATCCTTTTCAAAACGTATCATATTTTGAAGATTTCTAATACGTGGTCTTTGCCAGATGATTACCGAGAGTTGATTGAAATGGTTTATAATGAAGAGGATTGGGAAGTGCAGGCCAATAAATTATTAAATTTATATCCTTATTCGAAAGGCAGTATTTACAAGGCATTAGAATTGTTTAAGAATAAAATTCATAAGGCAAGAACTGAATTTGAGAAACATGCGATTCCAGCACCAAATAAGTGGCAAAGCATCTGGAATGGAGATGTATTTTTAAATGAATCAGATGAAGAATTAAGTGACAATCATCTCCAAGCATATACAAGATTAGGACTAATGAGCATCGAAATGAATATTTTATACCGTGATGCTTCCGGTTGTCTTTTCTTTGATGAAAATGGAGAGGAAAGTATTAAATCATATGCTAATAAAAGAAATGATTTTTCAATTAAATTGATGCAAAATAGCATTAGAATTTCAAACATTCAGATAATTAGAGCAATTCAGGAAATAAGTCCAAGAATCGACTTAAAAGATACAATATCATTTAGTATCCCTGGCAGGATACTTGTTTTAGATTTACAAAAAAATGGAGTAGGAAGCTGTGGCAGTATTTTTTACTCAAAAGAATATGGACTATCAATGAATGAATATTAG
- the casA gene encoding type I-E CRISPR-associated protein Cse1/CasA produces the protein MNISTVMGEYDLRIEQWIPVVYREGDSQNMGSKIKKLSLIQVFEDAHLIERIQAENLLETVALCRFLMAIFIDMLNADHDEETWFRIWNQGKFDPILINNYFFTEPNCGSFNLGHPDKPFYQHPMPLDGVKPSKLSRLFAHKATGNNATLFDHNFEMNEPPINADKVAIALICTQAFSSGGGVSKPFNFSHAPLMGKTFFFIHYETLFGFIMLNMPPDDRVRHINETFLYSQKQLPPAWRQVLPEIHFRRPAYGILDILTWQSKRVKLIFDNGDCERNLIRAIYYSQGFKDEPEITSDPHLAYFLTNDNTLRSLSITHDRSTWRDFDYLMITRKSKEMPGGPLTFNFLKRNLQRIGFKKFSSIPIWIVFSDTDQAKINIVGEQFIQLYPDLIDNRIAITILISAKEIVKKQRDILSRAIRETARAVLAPIVPGSNEPGKPDNKQVIALSLSLGWETSFLDRFNAAYPDFVSELAMIFHNQDNTDHDETQSRLEKLILDWQDKVYRYAKQTFYAVNEPYIKDTRKIRAFIWGSKFLFKAKLR, from the coding sequence ATGAATATTAGTACTGTTATGGGTGAATATGATCTGAGAATTGAACAATGGATACCTGTAGTTTACAGGGAGGGTGACAGCCAAAATATGGGATCAAAAATCAAAAAGCTGAGTCTGATTCAGGTTTTTGAAGATGCACATCTTATTGAGCGTATACAAGCTGAAAATTTATTGGAAACTGTAGCATTGTGCAGATTTCTGATGGCAATTTTCATTGATATGCTCAATGCAGATCATGATGAAGAGACGTGGTTTAGGATATGGAACCAAGGAAAATTTGATCCGATATTGATCAATAATTATTTTTTTACTGAACCTAACTGCGGTTCCTTCAACCTTGGCCATCCTGATAAGCCATTCTATCAACATCCGATGCCTCTTGATGGGGTAAAGCCCTCTAAGTTAAGCAGGTTGTTTGCACATAAAGCAACAGGAAACAATGCTACATTGTTTGATCATAACTTTGAGATGAATGAACCTCCTATAAATGCTGACAAAGTAGCAATTGCCTTAATTTGTACTCAAGCATTTTCATCTGGAGGAGGAGTGTCCAAACCTTTTAACTTCAGCCATGCTCCTTTAATGGGCAAGACTTTCTTTTTCATTCACTATGAAACACTTTTCGGTTTCATAATGCTAAACATGCCACCTGATGATCGGGTCAGGCATATTAACGAAACCTTTCTATATTCACAAAAGCAGTTGCCTCCTGCATGGCGGCAGGTTTTACCCGAGATACACTTTAGACGACCGGCTTACGGAATACTTGATATTTTGACTTGGCAATCAAAAAGAGTGAAGCTAATCTTTGATAATGGCGATTGCGAACGAAATTTAATCAGGGCAATTTATTACTCGCAGGGATTTAAGGATGAACCCGAAATAACCAGTGATCCTCATCTTGCATACTTTTTAACGAATGATAATACTTTAAGAAGTCTCAGCATTACTCATGATCGATCAACATGGCGCGATTTTGATTACTTGATGATAACACGAAAAAGCAAAGAAATGCCAGGTGGACCTCTGACTTTTAATTTTCTGAAGCGAAACCTTCAGCGAATTGGTTTCAAAAAGTTTTCAAGTATCCCAATTTGGATTGTGTTTTCAGACACGGATCAGGCAAAAATAAACATTGTGGGCGAACAATTTATTCAATTATATCCTGACTTAATTGATAATAGAATTGCAATAACAATATTAATTAGTGCAAAGGAAATTGTAAAAAAACAACGTGATATTCTTAGTCGTGCTATTAGAGAAACAGCAAGAGCAGTTTTGGCTCCAATCGTACCAGGAAGCAATGAGCCAGGGAAACCAGATAATAAACAAGTTATCGCATTGTCACTAAGTCTTGGTTGGGAAACGAGTTTTCTTGATCGGTTTAATGCTGCGTATCCTGATTTCGTCTCAGAATTAGCAATGATATTTCATAATCAAGATAATACAGATCACGACGAAACTCAGTCAAGACTTGAAAAGTTAATTCTTGATTGGCAGGATAAGGTTTATCGTTATGCGAAACAAACCTTTTATGCTGTAAATGAACCTTATATCAAAGATACACGCAAAATACGTGCTTTTATATGGGGTTCTAAATTTCTCTTTAAAGCAAAACTCAGATAA